Proteins from a single region of Pseudopedobacter saltans DSM 12145:
- a CDS encoding HlyD family secretion protein: MKISQYTFLGMAILFAACSTEDKRSDASGTFEADEVIVSAEATGKILSLNLEEGMNLRKGNVVGTIDPVPLELQKAQLEATIGTLHQKTMDVKPQVKLLKDQGEVLKAQLENAFSERIRLHNLIKADAATTKQLDDINLQIDVLKKQIEANQQQIKVQETITGTQNNTVLSEYTPLKKSVAQIDDQLSRTRIVNPVSGTVLTKYAMAGEVTAAGKALYKIADLSVITLRAYITETQLSQIKLNQKVKVLVDTDPKHYKTYPGVITMIADKAEFTPKTIQTKDERANLVYAIKVHVKNDGLLKIGMYGEIKFDMNQ; encoded by the coding sequence ATGAAAATCAGCCAATATACATTTCTTGGTATGGCTATTCTGTTTGCAGCCTGTAGTACCGAGGATAAGCGGTCTGATGCTTCGGGTACTTTTGAAGCAGATGAAGTTATCGTATCGGCCGAGGCTACAGGAAAGATCCTTTCCTTAAATCTGGAAGAAGGAATGAATTTAAGAAAGGGTAATGTGGTAGGTACAATTGATCCGGTTCCCCTGGAGCTTCAAAAAGCACAATTAGAAGCAACCATAGGTACGCTACATCAAAAAACAATGGATGTAAAACCACAGGTAAAGCTATTGAAAGATCAGGGCGAGGTTTTAAAAGCTCAGCTGGAAAATGCATTTTCTGAGCGGATACGTTTGCATAATTTGATTAAAGCCGATGCAGCCACCACAAAGCAATTGGATGATATAAATCTTCAGATTGATGTGCTAAAAAAACAAATTGAAGCCAACCAACAGCAAATAAAAGTACAGGAAACCATTACAGGAACCCAAAACAATACGGTACTTAGTGAGTATACGCCTTTAAAAAAGTCGGTAGCGCAGATAGATGACCAGCTTAGTAGAACACGGATTGTAAATCCGGTAAGCGGCACGGTGCTGACTAAATATGCGATGGCAGGAGAAGTTACTGCTGCAGGTAAAGCTTTATATAAAATTGCAGATCTTTCTGTTATCACACTGCGGGCCTACATTACAGAAACACAGCTATCTCAAATTAAGCTCAATCAGAAGGTAAAGGTACTTGTGGATACGGATCCAAAACATTATAAAACATATCCTGGAGTGATTACCATGATTGCAGATAAAGCAGAGTTTACGCCTAAAACGATACAAACCAAAGACGAACGGGCCAACCTGGTATATGCTATTAAAGTTCATGTTAAAAATGATGGCTTGCTAAAAATTGGTATGTATGGTGAGATTAAGTTTGATATGAATCAATGA
- a CDS encoding glycoside hydrolase family protein, with protein METNSFSLWGATAVKELDTDIPDIYTKEFEDFIFRLRIAAGALWITVQKSNQTLVNFRTAFSPSSDLKLKKIRKKDEGVDISLNAAIGEYKVLIDFYKEEDYLQLHYQVKLKASRSLNVPFWPNDILFPKIRQGDTAEVYVRQIGARSGLVYLGVKKPHKTGIFYFQNLSAINEYFKDTKTSASSTVSSDWPEMGFALPSGKQPIQAKKEYIVSEAFVSFKDYLPKNQFDIAEYFISQLAKIYLQLPKPETGYQAYTTIVSKNLRDLQHNKGCWSYSEGKPYLNAYLCDYATPPEIMVQLAVLTPLMDYNEWTQDGDMEILKHLLDGLPAFYSDKIKCIVRWLPAKQDQLDGEEEHKVPEIIDSWYLYHPLLNLSRLALKGVESAKKLFMDSLDYVIKGAHHFKYRWPVFYNIETFEVIKEETTPGKGGEKDVAGLYAHVMLQAYELTGEKKYLSEAEKAANTLTEYGFDLFYQANNTSFSAGAMYRLWKETGNKLYRDLSNLFLANLFKNMGIWECSYGNGEYFPTFFSLFPLNDAPYLAVYEEQEAVAAIQAYLLMAEEDVLPDFSLLLAEFIRYAQNRLPYYPTMLPKEMLSDEVKTGELDSGLWIPLEDIQDGWEKSGSVGQEVYGAGLTFGVIPRQYVKSMEQEIMVYVDYPFIKLKAKEKRNIHLKILGSEKLHCLLRIELFKLDELPAGIKLEASAEGDVPAKKSTKKYREYTLRGNQEVNINW; from the coding sequence ATGGAGACAAACAGTTTTTCACTATGGGGAGCGACTGCAGTAAAAGAGCTTGATACAGATATACCTGATATTTATACTAAGGAATTTGAAGATTTTATCTTCCGATTAAGAATTGCAGCAGGTGCACTTTGGATTACCGTTCAGAAATCAAATCAAACTCTTGTTAATTTCCGTACAGCATTCTCGCCATCTTCGGATCTTAAATTGAAAAAGATCAGGAAGAAAGATGAGGGGGTGGACATATCTCTGAATGCTGCCATTGGTGAGTACAAGGTGTTAATCGACTTTTATAAAGAGGAAGATTATCTTCAGCTACATTATCAGGTTAAATTAAAAGCCTCTAGGTCTTTAAATGTTCCTTTTTGGCCTAATGATATCTTATTTCCAAAAATAAGACAAGGAGATACCGCAGAGGTTTACGTTCGGCAGATTGGCGCTCGTTCGGGTCTGGTATATCTGGGAGTAAAGAAACCACATAAAACAGGTATATTTTATTTTCAGAACCTGTCGGCTATAAACGAATATTTTAAAGATACAAAAACTTCAGCCTCCAGTACGGTAAGTTCTGATTGGCCGGAGATGGGTTTTGCATTACCGTCTGGTAAGCAACCTATACAAGCGAAAAAGGAATATATTGTTTCAGAAGCATTTGTGTCTTTTAAGGACTATTTACCAAAAAATCAGTTTGATATTGCAGAATACTTTATCAGTCAACTGGCAAAAATTTATTTGCAATTACCCAAACCTGAAACGGGATATCAGGCTTATACAACTATAGTATCTAAAAATTTGAGGGATTTGCAGCACAATAAAGGTTGCTGGTCTTACTCCGAAGGGAAACCCTATTTAAATGCATACCTATGCGATTATGCTACTCCGCCGGAAATTATGGTACAGTTAGCGGTTTTAACGCCTTTAATGGATTATAATGAATGGACCCAGGATGGTGATATGGAAATTCTAAAACATCTTTTAGATGGTCTTCCAGCATTCTATAGTGATAAAATAAAATGTATTGTTCGCTGGTTGCCGGCAAAGCAAGATCAACTGGATGGCGAAGAGGAACATAAAGTTCCTGAAATTATTGACTCCTGGTATCTCTATCATCCCTTACTTAATTTATCGAGATTGGCATTAAAGGGAGTAGAGAGTGCAAAGAAGCTATTTATGGATTCTTTGGATTATGTAATTAAAGGCGCTCACCATTTTAAATATCGCTGGCCTGTATTTTATAATATAGAAACCTTCGAGGTTATCAAAGAAGAAACTACGCCGGGCAAAGGTGGAGAGAAAGATGTAGCTGGTTTATATGCTCATGTCATGTTACAGGCTTATGAATTGACAGGAGAAAAGAAATATTTGTCCGAAGCTGAAAAGGCAGCTAATACGCTAACTGAATACGGTTTCGATCTTTTTTATCAGGCTAATAATACCTCCTTTTCGGCAGGTGCGATGTACCGATTATGGAAAGAGACGGGTAATAAGCTGTATCGCGATCTAAGTAATCTGTTTTTAGCCAATTTATTTAAGAATATGGGGATATGGGAATGTAGTTACGGTAATGGAGAATATTTTCCAACTTTTTTCTCGCTATTCCCATTGAATGATGCGCCTTATCTGGCGGTATATGAAGAGCAGGAGGCAGTAGCTGCGATACAAGCCTATTTGTTAATGGCAGAGGAGGATGTTTTACCTGATTTTTCATTGTTACTGGCGGAGTTTATACGCTATGCACAAAATAGACTGCCTTATTATCCAACCATGCTTCCAAAGGAAATGCTTTCTGACGAAGTGAAAACCGGAGAGTTGGACAGTGGGCTTTGGATTCCGCTGGAAGATATTCAGGACGGATGGGAAAAGTCGGGTTCTGTAGGGCAGGAAGTTTATGGGGCCGGGTTGACTTTCGGTGTAATTCCAAGACAGTATGTAAAAAGCATGGAGCAGGAGATTATGGTGTATGTTGACTATCCTTTTATTAAACTTAAAGCAAAGGAAAAGAGAAATATTCACCTTAAAATATTGGGTAGTGAAAAGTTGCATTGTCTGCTACGTATTGAGTTGTTTAAGTTGGATGAATTGCCTGCAGGAATAAAATTAGAGGCTTCCGCCGAAGGAGATGTTCCGGCAAAGAAATCAACAAAAAAGTACAGGGAATATACTTTACGTGGTAATCAGGAAGTAAATATCAATTGGTAA
- a CDS encoding ABC transporter ATP-binding protein, whose amino-acid sequence MKAITVEQITKTYHHKKVVTEALKGISFAVEQGEIFGVIGPDGAGKTSLFRILTTLLLADSGTASVDGFDVVKDYKKIRNCVGYMPGRFSLYPDLTVQENLEFFAAIFNTTIKENYDLIKDIYQQIEPFKDRRAGQLSGGMKQKLALSCALIHKPTVLFLDEPTTGVDAVSRKEFWEMLHRLKIEGITVLVSTAYMDEATLCDRVALIQNGKLLSVSTPQGIVSEYPNSLWAIRANEMYPLLQAIKADPGIESIYPFGQYHHVAFKTPDLNRQKLEQIVKNGQYTGVEIKTITPNIEDCFMALMS is encoded by the coding sequence ATGAAAGCGATAACCGTTGAACAAATCACAAAAACCTATCACCATAAAAAGGTGGTTACAGAGGCTTTAAAAGGTATTTCTTTTGCCGTGGAACAGGGTGAGATTTTCGGTGTTATTGGGCCGGATGGTGCAGGAAAAACCTCGTTGTTCAGGATATTGACCACCTTATTGCTAGCCGACAGCGGAACAGCATCCGTAGATGGATTTGATGTGGTTAAAGATTATAAGAAAATCAGGAATTGTGTAGGATACATGCCGGGGCGGTTTTCATTATATCCTGACTTAACCGTTCAGGAGAACCTGGAATTCTTTGCGGCAATTTTTAATACTACCATAAAGGAAAATTATGACTTAATCAAAGATATTTATCAGCAAATAGAACCCTTTAAAGATCGAAGAGCGGGACAGTTATCTGGTGGGATGAAGCAAAAATTAGCCTTGAGCTGCGCATTGATTCATAAACCGACAGTACTCTTTCTGGATGAGCCTACAACGGGAGTAGATGCTGTTTCAAGAAAGGAATTCTGGGAGATGTTGCACCGGCTTAAAATAGAAGGTATTACAGTGTTGGTTTCAACAGCTTATATGGACGAAGCTACTTTATGCGACCGGGTGGCTTTGATCCAGAACGGAAAATTACTGTCTGTAAGTACCCCGCAAGGCATTGTTTCAGAGTATCCCAATTCTTTATGGGCAATCCGGGCTAATGAAATGTATCCTCTGCTTCAAGCCATTAAAGCCGATCCAGGTATAGAGAGTATTTATCCCTTTGGGCAGTATCATCATGTTGCTTTTAAAACGCCGGATTTGAACCGGCAGAAATTGGAGCAGATTGTTAAAAATGGCCAATACACCGGAGTTGAAATCAAAACCATAACTCCAAATATAGAAGATTGTTTTATGGCCTTAATGAGTTGA
- a CDS encoding zinc-dependent alcohol dehydrogenase family protein, whose translation MKTTMKGLVYGGPGKIELKEIPVPKIEKPTDALVRILKTTICGTDLGILHGKTPSCQPGTTLGHEGVGVIEEIGTGVRSFKKGDHVIISCITSDGTCEYCKKQMYSHCEDGGWILGHLINGTQAEYVRIPHADNSLHHIPAGADEEALVMLSDILPTGHEIGVLNGQVKPGDTIAIVGAGPIGMSVLLTSLFYSPAKIYMIDLDENRLNVAKTFGATDIINSGKEDVVKKIMSETKDGVDVAIEAVGVPATFDICQNIIRPGGHIANVGVHGKSVDLQIQNLWIQNITLRTGLVNTNTTPMLLKVVLSKKIDPNKLITHHFKLEDILHAYEVFGNAAKEKAMKVIIEP comes from the coding sequence ATGAAAACAACCATGAAAGGGCTGGTATATGGTGGGCCCGGCAAAATCGAACTAAAAGAAATCCCTGTGCCTAAAATTGAAAAACCAACAGATGCGCTGGTAAGAATTTTAAAAACCACAATCTGTGGAACCGATTTGGGAATCCTTCATGGAAAAACTCCATCCTGTCAGCCAGGAACCACTTTGGGGCATGAAGGTGTTGGTGTGATTGAAGAAATAGGGACTGGTGTGCGTAGCTTCAAAAAAGGCGATCATGTAATTATTTCCTGCATCACGTCGGATGGCACTTGTGAATATTGTAAAAAACAAATGTACTCGCATTGCGAAGATGGCGGCTGGATTTTAGGACACCTTATTAATGGTACCCAAGCAGAATATGTGCGTATTCCGCATGCTGATAACAGTTTACACCATATTCCAGCTGGCGCCGATGAAGAAGCATTGGTGATGTTAAGCGATATTTTGCCTACAGGTCATGAAATTGGTGTACTCAATGGGCAGGTGAAACCTGGCGACACGATTGCTATTGTAGGAGCAGGCCCTATTGGAATGTCAGTTTTGCTAACTTCCCTGTTTTATTCGCCCGCGAAAATCTATATGATAGATTTGGATGAAAACCGCTTAAATGTGGCTAAGACATTCGGCGCTACTGATATCATTAATTCGGGGAAAGAAGATGTGGTAAAAAAGATTATGTCGGAAACAAAGGACGGGGTAGATGTAGCCATTGAGGCTGTTGGAGTACCGGCTACTTTTGATATTTGCCAAAATATCATCCGCCCGGGTGGGCATATCGCCAATGTAGGTGTACACGGGAAAAGTGTAGATCTGCAAATTCAGAATCTCTGGATTCAAAACATTACTTTGAGAACAGGATTGGTTAATACCAATACCACACCGATGCTATTGAAAGTTGTATTATCCAAAAAAATAGATCCTAATAAACTGATCACCCATCATTTTAAACTGGAAGACATTTTACATGCTTATGAAGTATTTGGTAACGCAGCTAAAGAAAAAGCGATGAAAGTGATTATTGAACCATAA
- a CDS encoding ABC transporter permease, translated as MKQFLIFIKKEWLHIWRDKRTLFILIWMPVVQILLYGFALTNEVKNSKITIFDQAKDEASRAISERIAASRYFSLVENAYTYKDIENTFKEGKIRMAVVFPAGFRNDLLHANHAQIQLITDASDPNTANMLANYAAAIINDYQQDLNRNQDLPYTIHVQVRMLYNPELKGAYNFVPGVMALVLMLVCAMMTSIAIVKEKEIGTMEVILVSPLKPFRIIIAKTIPYLLVSMLNIGSILLLSVYALDVPITGSLALLLAESILFTITSLSVGILISNSAKTQQTAMFTSMMSLFLPTLLFSGFLFPVENMPVALQVISNIVPARWYFIIVKAVMIKGLGFAAVWKETLILVGMTTTLLGISIYEFKTKL; from the coding sequence ATGAAACAGTTTCTCATTTTTATAAAAAAAGAATGGCTGCATATCTGGAGAGATAAGAGAACATTGTTTATTTTAATTTGGATGCCAGTCGTTCAGATTCTGCTCTACGGCTTTGCCTTAACAAATGAGGTAAAGAATTCGAAAATTACAATATTTGATCAAGCTAAAGACGAAGCTTCCAGGGCAATCTCTGAGCGGATTGCAGCAAGCAGATATTTTAGTTTAGTAGAGAATGCATATACCTATAAAGATATCGAGAATACCTTTAAAGAAGGGAAGATCCGTATGGCCGTCGTTTTTCCGGCGGGTTTTCGCAATGATTTGCTGCATGCCAACCATGCACAAATACAACTAATTACCGATGCATCAGACCCTAACACGGCCAATATGCTAGCCAATTATGCTGCCGCTATTATTAATGATTATCAACAAGATCTCAATCGAAATCAGGATCTGCCTTATACCATCCACGTTCAGGTAAGAATGTTGTATAACCCCGAATTAAAAGGGGCTTATAATTTTGTTCCGGGAGTAATGGCCCTGGTGTTAATGCTAGTTTGTGCCATGATGACCTCCATAGCTATTGTAAAAGAAAAAGAAATAGGTACCATGGAGGTGATTCTGGTATCGCCACTTAAACCGTTCAGAATCATTATTGCCAAAACCATTCCTTATTTGCTGGTTTCCATGTTAAATATTGGCAGCATTTTGTTATTGAGCGTTTATGCCCTGGACGTACCTATTACTGGAAGTTTGGCTTTGCTTCTTGCAGAAAGTATTTTATTTACGATTACTTCGCTTTCTGTTGGTATACTGATTTCAAATAGCGCGAAGACTCAGCAAACGGCCATGTTTACCTCTATGATGAGCTTGTTCTTACCCACGCTTTTGTTTAGCGGCTTTTTATTCCCCGTAGAAAACATGCCTGTAGCACTGCAGGTTATTTCCAATATTGTGCCCGCGAGGTGGTATTTTATTATTGTAAAAGCGGTGATGATCAAAGGACTTGGTTTCGCCGCAGTATGGAAAGAAACACTGATTTTGGTAGGGATGACAACTACTTTACTGGGCATTAGTATTTATGAATTTAAGACTAAGCTATGA
- a CDS encoding ABC transporter ATP-binding protein translates to MEKDKVITANDLTKSFGDFVAVDHISFEVEKGTIFGFLGANGAGKTTVMRMLCGLSLPTSGTATVAGFDIYKQTEMIKKSIGYMSQKFSLYEDLTVSENIRFYAGIYGLTDEKIREKTTSLLKQLDLEGEEKTMVKSLPLGWKQKLAFSIAIVHDPAIVFLDEPTGGVDPVARREFWSMIYDASERGITVFVTTHYMDEAEYCDQVSIMVDGRIDAQDSPGNLMKNYGVHSMDEVFLQLARKATRTAE, encoded by the coding sequence ATGGAAAAAGATAAAGTAATTACGGCGAATGATCTGACCAAGAGTTTTGGTGATTTTGTTGCAGTTGACCATATCAGTTTTGAGGTGGAAAAGGGAACTATTTTTGGGTTTCTTGGTGCCAATGGAGCGGGGAAAACAACAGTTATGCGTATGCTCTGCGGTTTATCTTTACCTACATCTGGAACAGCTACCGTAGCCGGTTTTGATATCTATAAACAAACCGAAATGATCAAAAAGAGCATTGGCTATATGAGTCAAAAGTTTTCGCTTTATGAAGATCTTACTGTGTCTGAAAACATTCGATTTTATGCTGGAATCTATGGACTGACGGATGAAAAGATAAGGGAAAAAACAACATCATTGCTGAAGCAGCTAGACTTGGAAGGGGAAGAGAAAACCATGGTGAAATCCTTGCCGCTTGGATGGAAACAAAAGCTGGCATTTTCTATTGCCATTGTACACGATCCGGCCATTGTCTTTTTAGATGAACCTACCGGTGGCGTGGATCCGGTAGCCAGGAGGGAGTTTTGGAGTATGATTTATGACGCCTCGGAACGTGGCATAACCGTTTTTGTAACCACCCATTATATGGATGAGGCAGAGTATTGCGATCAGGTCTCTATTATGGTGGACGGAAGGATAGATGCTCAGGATTCTCCGGGAAATCTGATGAAAAATTATGGTGTACATTCTATGGATGAAGTGTTTTTGCAATTGGCCAGAAAAGCAACCCGTACAGCGGAATAA
- a CDS encoding YciE/YciF ferroxidase family protein produces MENTVINTLHKLIDYDISEFLSAEVELKNSLPKWIEQANSFQLKRALQKYLDFVDQHIESIGAFINERQIMMTRESNPVMLAFIKDLDERLSYCTNVAVKDACLLGGIQGIIHYKISIYGTASAFAGLLELTKDMAIFYEAEINEKHIDDLLSQLAIYEINNKAKSAIALPN; encoded by the coding sequence ATGGAAAACACAGTCATTAATACACTTCATAAATTGATAGATTATGACATAAGTGAATTTTTAAGTGCAGAAGTTGAATTGAAAAATAGCTTACCGAAATGGATAGAGCAAGCTAATTCATTTCAATTAAAAAGAGCGTTACAAAAATATCTTGATTTTGTAGATCAACATATAGAAAGTATTGGAGCGTTTATAAATGAAAGGCAAATTATGATGACCCGAGAAAGTAATCCGGTTATGCTGGCCTTTATAAAAGATTTAGATGAACGGCTTTCTTACTGCACAAATGTAGCTGTAAAAGATGCTTGTTTGCTGGGGGGTATCCAGGGAATTATTCATTATAAAATATCAATTTATGGTACCGCTTCGGCATTTGCTGGTTTACTTGAATTGACAAAAGATATGGCTATATTTTATGAGGCTGAAATTAATGAGAAACACATAGATGATTTGCTATCTCAGTTGGCGATATACGAAATAAATAACAAAGCTAAATCAGCTATCGCACTGCCAAACTAG
- a CDS encoding TolC family protein has translation MGKGQSVIQYFEASFKTSNRFRRLMLICTLIVLIAGFSSDAQQSLTLNIKDVYQYARNNYPLINQRGLIIKAAEFTVSNAAKGYFPMLSVNGQATYQSTVTSFPFTLPLPGFSVPKYGKDQYKIYGQIDQVIYDGGMIGNQKQMAKTTAKIQEQSLEVDLYQLYDRVNQLFFGVILLNEQLKQNELVLRDIQNGIDKAKALVANGVAYRSSVDELMAQKLQTEQARVELKATRKAYMEMLSQFINLALNENTVFEKPISPVLTGEFNRPELLLYNYQQNIYDDQKSLLNAQLRPRFFFFLQGGYARPGLNMLSNDFAWYYIGGLKLSWNLGSLYTYGNQKKILEINKTMIDLQKETFLFNMGLIQKQQQIFISKFTELLKNDEAIIKLRESVKKASAAQLENGVLSAHDYISVVNAEDQARQNFILHQIQMLQEQYNYQNTMGNTIN, from the coding sequence ATGGGAAAAGGTCAATCTGTTATTCAATATTTCGAAGCATCATTTAAAACTTCGAATCGGTTTAGACGATTAATGCTGATTTGCACCTTAATCGTTTTAATAGCAGGTTTTTCATCAGATGCACAGCAGAGTTTAACGTTAAATATTAAAGATGTTTACCAATATGCCAGAAATAATTACCCCTTAATAAATCAAAGAGGGTTAATCATAAAGGCGGCTGAATTTACAGTATCGAATGCGGCTAAAGGTTATTTTCCTATGCTGTCTGTAAATGGTCAGGCCACCTATCAGTCAACCGTAACCAGTTTCCCTTTTACTTTACCTCTTCCTGGATTTTCTGTCCCAAAATATGGTAAAGATCAATATAAAATTTACGGGCAGATAGATCAGGTGATCTACGACGGAGGAATGATTGGTAACCAGAAACAAATGGCTAAAACAACAGCTAAGATTCAGGAACAAAGTTTGGAAGTTGATTTATATCAACTCTATGACCGGGTAAACCAGTTGTTTTTTGGCGTTATCCTTCTTAATGAACAGTTGAAACAAAATGAACTTGTTTTACGGGATATTCAGAATGGAATAGACAAAGCAAAGGCCTTGGTGGCCAATGGTGTTGCCTATAGGAGCAGTGTGGATGAGTTGATGGCTCAAAAGTTACAGACGGAACAGGCTAGGGTGGAACTTAAAGCAACACGAAAAGCTTATATGGAGATGCTATCTCAATTTATTAATCTGGCTTTAAACGAAAACACAGTTTTTGAAAAACCAATTTCGCCTGTATTGACAGGCGAGTTTAACCGCCCCGAATTATTGCTGTATAATTATCAGCAAAATATCTATGATGATCAGAAAAGTCTCTTAAATGCGCAGCTTAGACCTAGATTTTTCTTTTTTCTTCAAGGGGGATATGCCCGGCCAGGTTTAAATATGCTCAGTAACGATTTTGCCTGGTATTATATTGGTGGACTAAAACTGAGCTGGAATTTGGGCAGCTTGTATACCTATGGAAATCAAAAGAAAATACTGGAGATAAATAAAACAATGATAGACCTTCAAAAAGAGACATTCCTGTTTAATATGGGGCTTATTCAAAAGCAGCAACAGATATTTATTTCAAAGTTTACCGAGCTTTTAAAGAACGATGAGGCTATCATTAAACTCAGGGAGTCGGTGAAGAAGGCATCTGCGGCCCAGTTGGAGAACGGTGTACTGAGTGCGCATGATTATATTTCTGTGGTAAATGCCGAGGATCAAGCCCGGCAAAACTTTATTCTTCACCAAATACAAATGCTTCAGGAGCAGTATAACTATCAGAATACAATGGGTAACACTATAAATTAA
- a CDS encoding ABC transporter permease, with protein sequence MRLLKFLLQKELLQIFRDPAIIRILFIMPMTQLLILPLAADYEIKNINLGVVDHDHSDYSQKMINKIISSGYFKLQDYSTTYADGLHAIELNKTDLLLEIPDHFERDLVKEDKADLLVAVDAINGVKGGLGAAYMQAILKDYNQEIRTQWIQMPKFNPQPMIEVTTSNWYNENMNYRVFMVPGILVMLVTMIGSSFAANNIVREKEMGTIEQINVSPIRKAQFILGKLIPFWLLATTVLTLGLVLARFVYGIVPLGSYVTIYIFSSIYLMAILGLGLLLSTYAQTQQQSMLVSFFVTMVFNLLSGLYTPIESMPEWAQMITHFNPVSYFIQVMRMVMLKGSSLADIQHQIYAMLGFAVFFNGWAIFNYRKRSG encoded by the coding sequence ATGAGACTACTTAAATTTTTGTTACAGAAAGAGCTTTTACAAATCTTCCGTGATCCTGCTATCATTCGGATTTTGTTCATTATGCCAATGACTCAGTTGCTGATCTTACCGCTCGCTGCTGACTATGAAATCAAGAATATTAATTTGGGGGTAGTCGACCATGATCACTCTGATTATTCCCAAAAAATGATTAATAAAATTATTTCGTCGGGATATTTCAAACTTCAAGATTACAGTACAACTTATGCCGACGGCTTACATGCTATTGAGCTGAATAAAACAGACTTATTACTTGAAATTCCGGACCATTTTGAACGAGATCTGGTGAAAGAAGATAAAGCTGACCTTTTGGTGGCAGTAGATGCGATAAATGGAGTGAAGGGCGGTTTAGGCGCTGCTTATATGCAAGCTATTCTTAAAGACTATAATCAGGAAATCCGTACCCAATGGATACAAATGCCAAAGTTTAATCCGCAACCCATGATTGAAGTGACTACCTCTAACTGGTATAATGAAAATATGAATTATCGGGTGTTTATGGTTCCAGGAATTTTGGTAATGCTGGTCACAATGATTGGCTCTTCTTTTGCTGCCAATAATATTGTACGTGAAAAGGAGATGGGAACAATAGAACAGATTAATGTGAGTCCGATAAGGAAAGCCCAGTTCATTTTAGGGAAACTGATCCCTTTCTGGTTGCTGGCTACCACCGTGTTAACTTTAGGACTAGTATTGGCCCGGTTTGTATACGGGATTGTACCTTTAGGATCATACGTTACCATTTATATATTCTCTTCTATTTATTTAATGGCTATTCTGGGTTTGGGGCTTCTCTTGTCAACTTATGCGCAAACACAGCAGCAATCTATGCTTGTTTCCTTTTTTGTAACGATGGTTTTTAATCTTTTGAGTGGATTGTATACGCCTATTGAGAGCATGCCAGAATGGGCACAAATGATAACCCATTTTAATCCGGTTTCTTATTTCATTCAGGTGATGAGGATGGTGATGTTAAAAGGCAGCAGTTTGGCAGATATCCAGCATCAAATTTATGCCATGTTAGGTTTTGCAGTTTTTTTTAACGGATGGGCCATTTTTAATTACCGAAAACGATCGGGATAA
- a CDS encoding copper resistance protein NlpE, which translates to MKKQFILTFLAGAFIMASCQNRSAQSDQMADSTVVTADTSYPDNSRTSLDWEGTYTGMLPCADCEGIKTTITIHHDGTFESKSEYVGKGDKPLEEKGTFSWNNSGNKIIAKIGTENLQYKVGEGYIQQLDENGNAITGNLADYYILKKN; encoded by the coding sequence ATGAAGAAACAGTTTATTTTAACTTTTTTAGCAGGAGCATTTATAATGGCTTCTTGTCAAAACAGATCTGCGCAAAGCGATCAAATGGCGGATAGCACTGTTGTTACAGCAGATACCAGTTATCCCGATAATAGTCGAACATCTTTAGATTGGGAAGGCACCTATACTGGAATGTTACCTTGTGCAGATTGCGAAGGTATAAAAACCACAATTACTATTCATCATGATGGTACATTTGAAAGTAAGAGTGAATATGTAGGTAAAGGGGACAAGCCTTTGGAAGAAAAAGGAACATTTTCCTGGAATAACAGTGGCAATAAGATTATAGCAAAAATAGGAACGGAAAATCTGCAATATAAAGTTGGAGAAGGCTACATTCAACAATTAGATGAGAATGGCAACGCAATCACAGGAAACCTAGCAGATTATTATATCCTTAAGAAAAATTAA